The segment GATAGTACTTTACGTACTCAAGGATGTAAGCTGCTGATCTTGAGAATAAATGCGATGTCAATCAATTTTATTAAAAAAAAGAAAAGTGGTCTTTTGCCCATATCAACTTGTCCGACATGTACTTAAAACCACTTGACCTATTTATGAAATTATTCCGATCCAAACCATCCTTTTACTGTGTTTGCCCCTTCTTTCAAACGGTACCAGACCCATTCTGTTATCTTATGGATTTCTTCACTTTCTCCAGCAATATGTCCAGCGGAAGCAAGATAGTGGTTACCGTTGATGACGGTAACATCCCCTTCAACCTTCCCTGCAATTTCGACATCGCCGTTCTTTACAATAAGGTCACCTTTTACAATTTCGCCTTCAGGAACAAAGACTTTGCCACTTTCCTGGTCTATTTTGACCTGTGCGCCATTTGCTGAAACTGAAATCGGGTTACTCCTATGGCTTCCCCATTCACTATATATTGAGCTTGACATCAACAGAAGAAAAAGAACCGCAGCAGTCAGGATTGGGTGATGTTTGAACCATCTCCTCATCTTGGAAGAAGACTTTTCTTTAGGCAATCGTTCCATAACTTTTGAAGTAAAACCATTTGGCGCTTTTATAACATGATGGCTATGCAGCAATTGATCGACGTTTTTGATTTCTTCAAATTTCCCCTTGCAGTCTGAACATGTTTTGATATGTTGGAGCAATTCTAATTTTTCAAGAGGCTCAATCGTTTCATCAACCCATTTATGCATATAAGCTGAGTACTTACCATCGCATTTCATTTTTATTTAT is part of the Alkalihalobacillus sp. TS-13 genome and harbors:
- a CDS encoding zf-HC2 domain-containing protein, with translation MKCDGKYSAYMHKWVDETIEPLEKLELLQHIKTCSDCKGKFEEIKNVDQLLHSHHVIKAPNGFTSKVMERLPKEKSSSKMRRWFKHHPILTAAVLFLLLMSSSIYSEWGSHRSNPISVSANGAQVKIDQESGKVFVPEGEIVKGDLIVKNGDVEIAGKVEGDVTVINGNHYLASAGHIAGESEEIHKITEWVWYRLKEGANTVKGWFGSE